One segment of Candidatus Delongbacteria bacterium DNA contains the following:
- a CDS encoding acyl-CoA carboxylase subunit beta has product MADRREELLKLQDQAQELGGAARVARQHEAGKLTARERLDLLLDPGSFDETDMLVRHQSTAFGLDQNRPLGDGVVTGFGRILGRPVAVFSQDFTTHGGSLSQAHGAKICKIMDQALKAGIPIVGLNDSGGARVQEGVASLGAYADIFLRNTLASGVVPQISAILGPCAGGAVYSPAITDFTIMVEKSSYMFVTGPKVVKTVTHEEVSSEDLGGARTHSGRSGVAHFAEANEGRALQRIRDLLSYLPQNQLDSPRDLPVQDPVERADDSLRTVVPTDPSKPYDIREVILPVVDAGSFLEIHADFAPNIVVGLARVGGRALGVVANQPAVLAGVLDIDASRKAARFVRFCDAFNLPLLTFVDVPGFLPGTDQEWHGIITHGAKLLYAYCEATVPKITVITRKAYGGAYDVMSSKHIRGDANFAWPSAEIAVMGAKGAVEIIFNREIQAATDAAATQERLSQDYQERFASPWIAAEHGYVDAVILPEQTRLRVHRALELLRNKADRNPPRKHGNIPL; this is encoded by the coding sequence ATGGCCGACCGGCGCGAGGAACTGCTCAAGCTGCAGGACCAGGCCCAGGAGCTGGGCGGCGCGGCCCGTGTGGCGCGCCAGCACGAGGCGGGCAAACTGACGGCCCGCGAACGGCTGGACCTGCTGCTGGATCCGGGCTCCTTCGACGAGACGGACATGCTGGTCCGCCACCAGTCCACGGCCTTCGGCCTGGACCAGAACCGGCCGCTGGGCGACGGCGTGGTCACCGGTTTCGGCCGCATCCTGGGGCGGCCCGTGGCCGTGTTCAGCCAGGACTTCACCACCCACGGCGGCAGCCTGTCCCAGGCCCACGGCGCCAAGATCTGCAAGATCATGGACCAGGCCCTCAAGGCGGGCATCCCCATCGTCGGGCTCAACGACTCGGGCGGCGCGCGCGTCCAGGAAGGCGTGGCCAGTCTGGGCGCCTACGCGGACATCTTCCTGCGCAACACCCTGGCCTCGGGCGTGGTGCCGCAGATCAGCGCCATCCTCGGCCCCTGCGCCGGCGGGGCCGTCTACAGCCCGGCGATCACCGACTTCACCATCATGGTCGAGAAGTCCAGCTACATGTTCGTCACCGGGCCCAAGGTGGTGAAGACCGTGACCCACGAGGAGGTCAGCAGCGAGGACCTGGGCGGCGCGCGCACCCACTCCGGGCGCAGCGGCGTGGCGCACTTCGCCGAGGCCAACGAGGGCCGGGCCCTGCAGCGGATCCGCGACCTGCTCTCCTATCTGCCGCAGAACCAGCTGGACTCGCCGCGCGACCTGCCGGTCCAGGATCCCGTCGAGCGCGCCGATGACAGCCTGCGGACGGTGGTTCCCACCGATCCCAGCAAACCCTACGACATCCGCGAGGTGATCCTGCCGGTGGTGGACGCGGGCTCCTTCCTGGAGATCCACGCCGACTTTGCGCCCAACATCGTGGTGGGCCTGGCCCGGGTGGGCGGGCGCGCGCTGGGCGTGGTGGCCAACCAGCCGGCCGTGCTGGCGGGCGTGCTGGACATCGACGCCAGCCGCAAGGCCGCGCGCTTCGTGCGCTTCTGCGACGCCTTCAACCTGCCGCTGCTGACCTTCGTGGATGTGCCGGGCTTCCTGCCGGGGACTGACCAGGAGTGGCACGGGATCATCACCCACGGGGCCAAGCTGCTCTACGCCTACTGCGAGGCCACGGTGCCCAAGATCACGGTGATCACGCGCAAGGCCTACGGCGGCGCCTACGACGTGATGAGTTCCAAGCATATCCGCGGCGACGCCAATTTCGCCTGGCCCTCGGCGGAGATCGCCGTGATGGGCGCCAAGGGGGCCGTGGAAATCATCTTCAACCGCGAGATCCAGGCGGCAACCGACGCGGCGGCCACCCAGGAGCGGCTCAGCCAGGATTACCAGGAGCGCTTCGCCAGCCCCTGGATCGCCGCCGAGCACGGCTACGTGGACGCCGTGATCCTGCCCGAGCAGACCCGGCTCCGGGTCCACCGGGCGCTGGAGCTGCTGCGCAACAAGGCCGACCGCAACCCGCCGCGCAAGCACGGCAACATCCCGCTTTGA
- a CDS encoding potassium channel protein, producing the protein MAPHRLDWWTRLLERSAGLRPALAVFAFTLLGGTLGYHFLEGWPLLECFYMTAITITTVGFGEVRPLDGLGRLFTLLLILVGTVSIGYVVSSVTATLVSGEVRRILRGQRMERRLNRMKGHVILCGWGKIGREIARECTRAGLELCVLEQDERLVEQALEEGLVALCGDATDGQVLERVGIRQAHGLLTALPKDSDNLFVVLTARELNPTVRIVARGLEPSSEARLKRAGADHVVSPYVIGGRRMAAVLVQPEIVDFLDIFMSQDELGFSLSRLLIKPGSLLEGRTLLEARLREVSGGALVLGLSREGGLLPLPTVEQRFQAGETLILLGSRAMLERLQAAGF; encoded by the coding sequence GTGGCACCGCACCGCTTGGACTGGTGGACCCGGCTGCTGGAGCGCAGCGCGGGCCTGCGTCCGGCCTTGGCCGTGTTCGCCTTCACGCTGTTGGGCGGCACGCTGGGCTACCACTTCCTGGAAGGCTGGCCCCTCCTGGAATGCTTCTACATGACGGCCATCACCATCACCACGGTGGGCTTCGGCGAGGTGCGGCCCCTGGATGGACTGGGGCGCCTGTTCACCTTATTGCTGATCCTGGTGGGCACCGTGTCCATCGGCTACGTGGTCTCCAGCGTGACGGCCACGCTGGTGTCCGGGGAAGTCCGCCGCATCCTGAGGGGGCAGCGCATGGAGCGCCGATTGAACCGGATGAAGGGGCACGTGATCCTCTGCGGCTGGGGCAAGATCGGGCGCGAAATCGCCCGGGAGTGCACACGGGCCGGGTTGGAATTGTGCGTGCTGGAGCAGGACGAGCGGCTGGTGGAACAAGCGCTGGAGGAGGGGCTGGTGGCCCTCTGCGGCGATGCCACCGACGGCCAGGTGCTGGAGCGCGTGGGCATCCGCCAGGCCCACGGCCTGCTGACGGCCCTGCCCAAGGACAGCGACAACTTGTTCGTCGTGCTCACCGCCCGGGAACTCAACCCCACCGTGCGCATCGTGGCTCGGGGTCTGGAACCCTCCTCCGAGGCGCGCCTGAAGCGGGCCGGCGCCGACCACGTGGTCAGCCCCTACGTGATCGGGGGGCGGCGGATGGCCGCCGTGCTGGTGCAGCCGGAGATCGTGGACTTCCTCGACATCTTCATGAGCCAGGACGAATTGGGCTTCAGCCTGAGCCGGCTGCTGATCAAGCCCGGTTCCCTGCTGGAAGGGCGCACCCTGCTGGAGGCCCGGCTGCGCGAAGTGAGCGGCGGGGCGCTGGTGCTGGGGCTGTCCCGGGAGGGGGGCCTGCTGCCGCTGCCGACGGTGGAGCAGCGTTTCCAGGCGGGCGAAACGCTGATCCTGCTGGGCAGCCGCGCGATGCTGGAGCGCCTGCAAGCCGCGGGATTCTAG
- a CDS encoding YifB family Mg chelatase-like AAA ATPase, whose translation MYTQIWTAALSGVEAQSVRVECHAAPGLPKVVLTGLPDKAIQEAVPRIFSAARLSGLPISLSQRIVINLVPGDLRKSGSAFDLPIALGLLAALGLRPAESLGRTLVLGELALDGRIEPVRGVLSLVCAREEQVERVLVPADNLAEARAGCSLPLAAASTLREALTWLVRDTAEWGQGQHAELDAEAGPPGPDLAHVRGQQQARRALEIAAAGGHNLLLVGSPGSGKTLLARCLPGILPPLSPAERLEASRIHSVAGLLPPRQGLLRQRPFRAPHATISDAGLVGSGRAPHVGEVSLAHRGVLFLDELPQFRRQTLEQLRQPLEDGRVLISRAALRLELPARFTLVAAMNPCPCGMLGDPRRRCRCPEIERLRYASRISGPVLDRIDLQVAVPALPPEDLLRSAPAEDSAHVAARVAEARARQQRRYAGRHPGSSNSELEGAEIRAWCPLGEAEARLLGLAIQRESLSGRSVDRLLKVARTIADLSGQGGIGTGELAEALLLRTGRDWSRAAAGAEA comes from the coding sequence ATGTACACCCAGATCTGGACCGCGGCGTTGTCGGGCGTGGAGGCGCAGAGCGTGCGCGTGGAGTGCCACGCGGCGCCCGGCCTGCCCAAGGTGGTCCTCACCGGTCTGCCCGACAAGGCGATCCAGGAGGCCGTGCCGCGCATCTTCAGCGCCGCGCGGCTCTCGGGCCTGCCCATCTCCCTTTCCCAGCGCATCGTGATCAACCTGGTGCCCGGCGACCTGCGCAAAAGCGGCTCGGCCTTCGATCTGCCCATCGCGCTGGGCCTCCTGGCCGCCCTGGGCCTGCGTCCCGCCGAGAGCCTGGGGCGCACCCTGGTGCTGGGCGAACTGGCCCTGGACGGGCGGATCGAACCCGTGCGCGGCGTGCTCTCGCTGGTCTGCGCCCGGGAGGAGCAGGTGGAGCGCGTGCTGGTGCCGGCGGACAACCTGGCCGAGGCGCGGGCGGGCTGCAGCCTGCCCTTGGCGGCGGCCTCCACGTTGCGCGAAGCCCTGACCTGGCTGGTGCGCGACACGGCGGAGTGGGGACAGGGCCAGCACGCGGAGCTGGACGCGGAGGCGGGACCGCCCGGGCCGGATCTGGCGCACGTGCGCGGCCAGCAGCAGGCGCGCCGGGCGCTGGAGATCGCCGCCGCGGGCGGGCACAACTTGCTCCTGGTGGGCTCGCCGGGCTCGGGCAAGACCCTGCTGGCCCGCTGCCTGCCCGGGATCCTGCCGCCGCTCTCGCCCGCCGAGCGCCTGGAGGCCAGCCGCATCCACTCCGTGGCCGGCCTGCTGCCGCCGCGCCAGGGCCTGCTCCGCCAGCGGCCCTTCCGCGCGCCCCACGCCACCATCTCCGACGCCGGGCTGGTGGGCTCCGGCCGGGCGCCCCACGTGGGCGAGGTCAGCCTGGCGCACCGCGGCGTGCTCTTCCTGGACGAACTGCCCCAGTTCCGCCGCCAGACGCTGGAGCAGCTGCGGCAGCCCCTGGAAGACGGGCGCGTGCTGATCTCCCGGGCCGCGCTGCGGCTGGAACTGCCGGCGCGCTTCACGCTGGTGGCCGCCATGAATCCCTGCCCCTGCGGCATGCTGGGGGATCCGCGCCGGCGTTGTCGCTGCCCGGAGATCGAACGCCTGCGCTACGCCTCGCGCATCTCGGGGCCGGTCCTGGACCGCATCGACCTGCAGGTGGCGGTGCCCGCGCTGCCGCCGGAGGACCTGCTGCGCAGCGCGCCGGCCGAGGACAGCGCCCACGTGGCCGCCCGGGTGGCCGAGGCGCGGGCGCGCCAGCAGCGGCGCTACGCGGGCCGGCACCCGGGCAGCTCCAACTCGGAGCTGGAGGGGGCGGAGATCCGGGCCTGGTGCCCGCTGGGGGAGGCCGAGGCGCGCCTGCTGGGGCTGGCCATCCAGCGGGAATCCTTGAGCGGGCGCAGCGTGGACCGGCTGCTCAAGGTGGCGCGTACCATCGCGGACCTGTCGGGCCAGGGGGGCATCGGCACGGGGGAGCTGGCCGAGGCTCTGCTGCTGCGCACGGGTCGCGACTGGAGCCGCGCCGCGGCGGGGGCCGAGGCGTGA
- a CDS encoding GxxExxY protein, which translates to MNRPGPATGRRENQVGGEVLGAALAVHRTLGPGLLEQVYNRALAVELEWRGLRVLREQPMPVRYRGIELEPGYFADLLVEDCVLVELKSVEILQKVHFKQLLTYLRLSGLRLGYLINFNAPQLMDGLVRMVNGLPES; encoded by the coding sequence GTGAACCGGCCCGGGCCGGCGACGGGCCGGCGCGAGAACCAGGTGGGCGGCGAGGTGCTGGGCGCCGCGTTGGCCGTCCATCGCACGCTGGGTCCCGGACTGCTGGAGCAGGTCTACAACCGGGCCCTGGCCGTCGAACTGGAGTGGCGCGGGCTGCGCGTGCTGCGCGAGCAGCCCATGCCCGTGCGCTACCGGGGCATCGAATTGGAGCCGGGTTACTTCGCCGATCTGCTGGTGGAGGACTGCGTGCTGGTGGAGTTGAAGAGCGTGGAAATCTTGCAGAAAGTGCATTTCAAGCAACTGCTCACATATCTGCGGCTGTCGGGGCTGCGGCTGGGCTATCTGATCAATTTCAACGCGCCGCAGCTGATGGACGGCCTGGTGCGGATGGTGAACGGCCTGCCTGAGAGTTGA
- a CDS encoding T9SS type A sorting domain-containing protein, whose amino-acid sequence MTTALLTETRRRLWPLVLGLILVAAPAWSAGRTSTSADAERDLIQKEKDADRQADLARSRNPQFGEGSGERESGGPDPYGYVWLDNNEAAGPEFEWVDISTTGTQITPTTDDGFTGPYALGFSFPFYDQAYTDVFVASNGFLTFGVGAGSLSNQNLPTASTPNNLIALFWDDLDPGDGVGTIHYLADAANGRFIVQYTGVPDYPGPSSPPNTFQGILYDDGRIVIQYLDIQGDRTSATVGIENSTGTIGLTANYNNAGMTIENNKAVQFFISEDDITGPQITHVPLGNTDLAGGANSYVVNADLVDSQSGVGGATVYYQVNGGTFASVPMTAGTPPTWSAAIPGQAMGSTISYYILAMDVANPPNTSTSASWSFRVIDYTLAPTGLTASEGLLDIVNLTWTAPVWVAQAAAGPRPEFEDYLGQFTLKDEAWTAYQQDLAEWQAAGQPAGRAFLNYNVYRDGELVGTSTSLAYTDYPPEQEVFYEYYVTALFTAGESDPSNTDTGNMVGRPTEGGPDAMGYMWQNSNHPEGPGFEWVDISGTGTPVTALSDDGFTGPYDLGFNFPLYDAAYSQVYIACNGFLTFGTGNGSLSNQALPTTSTPNNLIALFWDDLDPGDGVGAIQYQSEPENGRFIVQYTGVPDYPGPNGLPNTFQGILHSDGRIEIQYLDIQGDRTSATVGIENSTGTIGLQVNYNNAGGLINNELAVAITPQEGDFVPPLIAHTPLQSVETELQGGYEVTATISDESGVSAARILYTVNGGAPVTVTMSNVTGEVWSGLIPHLDMGSSVAYHIEANDAGPNEALAVSATWSFSVVSYTWPPLSLAATDGSLLSTVITWLPPVNPGLLAARFGTPLPRSQDEFIDRLVQGEGLSKAQAYAVWDEFFGEAERAFIQYRVYRGAQQIGSTTALSLVDNLAAGADPDVTYTYTVRAEFTAGLSDPSNSDDGYWSLGQTEGGPDGFGYTWANSSAEGGPTFQWEDITATGTLLALTGDDAQTAINLSFPFPFYDATYTTASVVTNGYVNFGTVSTTYSNTTIPNVNQPNGCVFALWDDLYVPATGSVYFLDDTDNERAIIQWNNVTPLGSQTTPHTFQVILHADGTILVQYLDLAEAQILDVTMGIEDITGADGLLYNFDGTGAPLADQVAIRFTYPVGPLIAHTPLTDVETELPGAHVVSAQITSELGVASALVEYSLNGGAAQSVAMTHGAGDTWTGNIPHQPAGTTVAYHIEATDTENNERASMTWSFQLVSSQWPPINLSASDGLLSQTNISWQPPVNPGLMASWFGDRTPRDEDEAVQRLMDERGLAKEAARALWRGLFEESERQFIQYRLYRDGELLTQTTDLVFVDNVDTGSAADVTYTYTVTAEFTAGESQPSNAETGYWGSPPTFGGPDAFGYTWISSLNPAGPAYEWVDLGGQGTAVTLTDDSFSGPVSMGITFPFYGQPMSELFISSNGHLSFGTGSTSLGGHYLPGVQLPNNLIALFWDDLNPSTGGTVSYFADAANERFIVQYENVPDYGNATGLNTFQAILSSTGVIQVNYASLLGDIANATLGIENSDGTIGLTYNDNSDGGLIQNELTILYSPVPDCDPVDCAGTQEVEPNEGWNDNNASYNLIHCDETVCGTLLSSGADTDTDWYLYNHFGGNISVSLDVSDFNGRISLREQTVDGATVASSNVFGRCFSEAFTVTGLTGGAYYLVVEHVGDPDLTTPQTYSLALTCSGDPCSGHLPVECVGTPEVEPNDGWNATPPNSNYGQIALGQTICGAVWANAGQRDMDWYRFHLDVADTVTFTAQVDAFDAALFITDFDPAGSVLLEVNEAPACAPETITLPNLPAGDYFLAIGHSTFEGVSEPQNYSLVFGTPSQPEDPCDNYVDVGNFHDIVQMARPAPMMVHHDGTGCPGGISSPGRDEVTRLVLSQTTDLQVTLHGDGDADEVILLLGNCAQPHSSCGAAVNVNGAGPQGETLTMANVPAGDYFLVADFAGPGETHPYSMSIIDMESGLGEGREFTFAVEPNFPNPFNPSTTISWTQPSLAAATLTVHDMRGALVEELELGVRGAGRHQVTWDATRFGSGVYFCTLTAGGQSHTLKAVLIK is encoded by the coding sequence GAGCAACCAGAACCTGCCCACCGCCTCCACACCCAACAACTTGATCGCCCTGTTCTGGGACGACCTGGATCCGGGCGACGGCGTGGGAACGATCCACTACCTGGCCGACGCCGCCAACGGACGCTTCATCGTCCAGTACACGGGCGTGCCGGACTATCCCGGGCCGAGCAGTCCGCCCAACACCTTCCAGGGCATTCTCTACGACGACGGGCGGATCGTCATCCAGTACCTGGACATCCAGGGTGACCGCACCAGCGCCACCGTGGGCATCGAGAACTCCACCGGCACCATCGGCCTGACGGCGAACTACAACAACGCCGGCATGACCATTGAGAACAACAAGGCCGTGCAGTTCTTCATCTCGGAAGACGACATCACGGGTCCGCAGATCACCCACGTGCCGCTGGGCAACACGGATCTGGCGGGCGGAGCCAACAGCTACGTGGTCAACGCCGATCTGGTGGACAGCCAGTCCGGCGTGGGCGGCGCCACCGTGTACTACCAGGTCAACGGCGGGACCTTCGCCAGCGTGCCCATGACGGCGGGCACGCCGCCCACCTGGAGCGCGGCGATCCCGGGCCAGGCGATGGGATCGACGATCAGCTACTACATCCTGGCCATGGACGTGGCCAACCCTCCCAACACCAGCACCAGCGCCAGCTGGAGCTTCCGCGTCATCGACTACACCCTGGCGCCCACGGGCCTCACGGCCAGCGAGGGGCTGCTGGACATCGTCAACCTGACCTGGACGGCCCCGGTGTGGGTCGCGCAGGCCGCGGCGGGTCCCCGGCCGGAGTTCGAGGACTACCTGGGGCAGTTCACGCTCAAGGATGAGGCCTGGACCGCCTACCAGCAGGATCTGGCGGAGTGGCAGGCCGCCGGCCAGCCGGCGGGGCGCGCCTTCCTGAACTACAACGTCTACCGCGACGGCGAGCTGGTGGGCACCTCCACCAGCCTGGCCTACACCGACTACCCGCCCGAGCAGGAAGTCTTCTACGAGTACTACGTCACGGCCCTGTTCACGGCGGGGGAATCCGACCCCTCCAACACGGACACGGGCAACATGGTGGGCCGGCCCACGGAAGGCGGCCCGGACGCCATGGGCTACATGTGGCAGAACAGCAACCACCCGGAGGGCCCGGGCTTCGAGTGGGTGGACATCTCCGGCACGGGCACGCCCGTCACGGCGCTCAGCGACGACGGCTTCACGGGTCCCTACGACTTGGGCTTCAACTTCCCGCTCTATGACGCCGCCTATTCCCAGGTCTACATCGCCTGCAACGGCTTCCTCACCTTCGGGACGGGCAACGGCAGCCTGAGCAACCAGGCCCTGCCCACCACCAGCACGCCCAACAACCTGATCGCCCTGTTCTGGGACGACCTGGATCCCGGCGACGGCGTGGGCGCCATCCAGTACCAGTCCGAGCCGGAGAACGGCCGCTTCATCGTGCAGTACACGGGCGTGCCGGACTATCCCGGCCCGAACGGTCTGCCCAACACCTTCCAGGGCATCCTGCACAGCGACGGGCGCATCGAGATCCAGTACCTGGACATCCAGGGCGACCGGACCAGCGCCACGGTGGGCATCGAGAACTCCACCGGCACCATCGGCCTGCAGGTGAACTACAACAACGCCGGCGGCCTGATCAACAACGAGCTGGCCGTGGCCATCACGCCCCAGGAGGGCGACTTCGTGCCCCCGCTGATCGCCCACACCCCGCTGCAGAGTGTGGAGACCGAACTCCAGGGCGGCTATGAGGTGACGGCCACCATCAGCGACGAGAGCGGCGTCAGCGCGGCTCGAATCCTCTACACCGTGAACGGCGGCGCGCCCGTGACCGTCACCATGTCCAACGTGACCGGGGAGGTCTGGAGCGGCCTGATCCCGCACCTGGACATGGGCAGCAGCGTGGCCTACCACATCGAGGCCAACGACGCCGGACCCAACGAGGCCCTGGCCGTGAGCGCCACCTGGAGCTTCAGCGTGGTGAGCTACACCTGGCCGCCCCTGAGCCTGGCCGCCACGGACGGCAGCCTGCTCTCGACGGTGATCACCTGGCTGCCCCCCGTGAATCCGGGGCTGCTGGCCGCCCGCTTCGGCACTCCGCTGCCGCGCAGCCAGGACGAGTTCATCGACCGGCTGGTGCAGGGCGAAGGCCTGAGCAAGGCCCAGGCCTATGCCGTCTGGGACGAGTTCTTCGGCGAGGCCGAGCGCGCCTTCATCCAGTACCGCGTCTACCGCGGCGCCCAGCAGATCGGCAGCACCACGGCCTTGAGCCTGGTGGACAATCTGGCCGCCGGCGCCGATCCGGACGTCACCTACACCTACACCGTGCGCGCCGAATTCACGGCGGGCCTCTCGGATCCCTCCAACAGCGACGACGGCTACTGGTCGCTGGGGCAAACGGAAGGCGGACCGGACGGCTTCGGCTACACGTGGGCCAACAGCAGCGCCGAGGGCGGCCCGACCTTCCAGTGGGAGGACATCACGGCCACCGGCACCCTGCTGGCCCTGACCGGGGACGACGCCCAGACCGCCATCAATCTGAGCTTCCCCTTCCCCTTCTATGACGCGACCTACACCACGGCCTCCGTGGTGACCAACGGCTACGTGAACTTCGGCACCGTCTCGACCACCTACAGCAACACGACCATCCCCAACGTCAACCAGCCCAATGGCTGCGTCTTCGCCCTCTGGGACGACTTGTACGTCCCCGCCACGGGGAGCGTCTACTTCCTGGACGACACGGATAACGAGCGCGCCATCATCCAGTGGAACAACGTCACCCCGCTGGGCAGCCAGACCACGCCCCACACCTTCCAGGTCATCCTGCACGCCGACGGCACCATCCTCGTCCAGTACCTGGATCTGGCCGAAGCGCAGATCCTGGACGTCACCATGGGCATCGAGGACATCACGGGCGCCGACGGCCTGCTCTACAACTTCGACGGCACGGGCGCGCCGCTGGCCGACCAGGTGGCCATCCGCTTCACCTACCCGGTGGGGCCGCTCATCGCCCACACGCCGCTGACGGATGTGGAGACCGAACTGCCCGGCGCCCACGTGGTGAGCGCCCAGATCACCAGCGAGCTGGGCGTGGCCTCGGCCCTGGTGGAGTACAGCCTGAACGGCGGCGCCGCCCAGAGCGTGGCCATGACCCACGGCGCCGGTGACACCTGGACGGGCAACATCCCGCACCAGCCCGCCGGCACGACGGTGGCCTACCACATCGAGGCCACGGACACGGAGAACAACGAGCGCGCCTCCATGACCTGGAGCTTCCAGCTGGTGAGCAGCCAGTGGCCGCCCATCAACCTCAGCGCCTCGGACGGTCTGCTCTCCCAGACCAACATCTCCTGGCAGCCCCCCGTGAATCCGGGACTGATGGCCAGTTGGTTCGGCGACCGCACGCCGCGCGACGAGGACGAGGCCGTCCAGCGCCTGATGGACGAGCGCGGACTGGCCAAGGAAGCCGCCCGGGCTCTCTGGCGCGGCCTGTTCGAAGAGTCGGAGCGGCAGTTCATCCAGTACCGCCTGTACCGGGACGGCGAACTGCTGACCCAGACCACGGACCTGGTCTTCGTGGACAACGTCGACACGGGCAGCGCGGCCGACGTGACCTACACCTACACGGTGACCGCCGAGTTCACCGCCGGCGAATCCCAGCCCTCCAACGCCGAGACCGGCTACTGGGGCAGCCCGCCCACCTTCGGCGGACCCGACGCCTTCGGCTACACGTGGATCAGCTCGCTGAACCCGGCGGGGCCGGCCTATGAGTGGGTGGACCTGGGCGGCCAGGGCACGGCCGTGACCCTGACGGACGACAGTTTCAGCGGCCCGGTCTCCATGGGCATCACCTTCCCCTTCTACGGCCAGCCCATGAGCGAGCTGTTCATCAGCTCCAACGGCCACTTGAGCTTCGGGACGGGCAGCACCAGCCTGGGCGGACACTACCTGCCCGGCGTCCAGCTGCCCAACAACCTGATCGCCCTGTTCTGGGACGACCTGAACCCGAGCACGGGCGGCACCGTCTCCTACTTCGCGGATGCGGCGAACGAGCGCTTCATCGTCCAGTACGAGAACGTGCCGGACTACGGCAACGCCACCGGCCTCAACACCTTCCAGGCCATCCTGAGCTCCACGGGCGTGATCCAGGTGAACTACGCCAGCCTGCTGGGCGACATCGCCAACGCCACGCTGGGCATCGAGAACTCCGACGGCACCATCGGCCTGACCTACAACGACAACAGCGACGGCGGATTGATCCAGAACGAGTTGACCATCCTCTATTCGCCGGTGCCGGACTGCGATCCCGTGGACTGCGCGGGCACGCAGGAAGTGGAGCCCAACGAAGGCTGGAACGACAACAACGCCAGCTACAACCTGATCCACTGCGACGAGACCGTCTGCGGCACGCTGCTCTCCAGCGGCGCCGACACGGACACGGACTGGTACCTCTACAACCACTTCGGCGGCAACATCAGCGTCAGCCTGGACGTCTCCGACTTCAACGGCCGGATCAGCCTGCGCGAGCAGACCGTGGACGGCGCCACCGTGGCCAGTTCCAACGTGTTCGGCCGCTGCTTCAGCGAAGCCTTCACGGTGACGGGTCTGACGGGCGGGGCCTACTATCTGGTGGTGGAGCACGTGGGAGACCCCGACCTGACCACGCCCCAGACCTATTCCCTGGCGCTGACCTGCTCGGGCGACCCCTGCTCGGGCCACCTGCCGGTGGAGTGCGTCGGCACGCCGGAAGTGGAGCCCAACGACGGCTGGAACGCCACGCCGCCCAACAGCAACTACGGCCAGATCGCTCTGGGCCAGACCATCTGCGGCGCCGTCTGGGCCAATGCCGGCCAGCGCGACATGGACTGGTACCGCTTCCATCTGGACGTGGCCGACACGGTCACCTTCACGGCCCAGGTGGACGCCTTCGACGCGGCCCTGTTCATCACCGACTTCGATCCGGCCGGCTCCGTGCTGCTGGAGGTGAACGAGGCGCCGGCCTGCGCGCCCGAGACCATCACACTCCCCAACCTGCCCGCGGGTGACTACTTCCTGGCCATCGGCCACAGCACCTTCGAGGGCGTCTCCGAACCGCAGAACTACTCGCTGGTTTTCGGAACCCCCAGCCAGCCCGAGGATCCTTGCGACAACTACGTCGACGTGGGCAACTTCCACGACATCGTCCAGATGGCCCGGCCGGCCCCCATGATGGTCCATCATGACGGCACCGGCTGCCCGGGCGGCATCAGCAGCCCGGGTCGCGACGAAGTGACCCGCCTGGTGCTCAGCCAGACCACGGACCTGCAGGTCACCCTGCACGGGGACGGGGACGCCGACGAGGTGATCCTGCTGCTGGGCAACTGCGCGCAACCTCATTCCAGCTGCGGCGCGGCCGTCAACGTCAACGGCGCCGGACCCCAGGGCGAGACCCTGACCATGGCCAACGTGCCGGCCGGCGACTATTTCCTCGTGGCCGACTTCGCCGGTCCCGGCGAGACCCATCCTTACAGCATGTCGATCATCGACATGGAGTCCGGCCTGGGCGAGGGTCGGGAGTTCACCTTCGCGGTGGAGCCCAACTTCCCCAATCCCTTCAACCCCTCCACCACGATCAGCTGGACGCAGCCTTCGCTGGCGGCGGCCACGCTCACCGTGCACGACATGCGCGGCGCCCTGGTGGAAGAGTTGGAGCTGGGCGTGCGCGGCGCGGGTCGCCATCAGGTGACCTGGGACGCCACGCGCTTCGGCTCGGGCGTCTACTTCTGCACGCTCACGGCGGGTGGGCAGTCCCACACCCTGAAGGCCGTGCTGATCAAGTAG